Within Lagopus muta isolate bLagMut1 chromosome 1, bLagMut1 primary, whole genome shotgun sequence, the genomic segment ctgctgcctcctgctattcctctgcctgctgccactgccactGCGTGCCACCGCCCTGGAAGACACTCAGACGCCACTGCCAATGCCGTTCAGCACCTCTGACCCTACTGCCCATCTGCTGCGCCGCCGTCCCTCGGCACCAGTGCGACCCTACAGCCTCTCGCTCTCCCCCGAGGACTACCGCTACGCTCCCAAGCCTCGCCACCTGCGGCCCGGCCGACTGCGTCGGCTGCTGGGCCCGGCCTTTAACCCCTTCTGGATGTCATCGGAAGAGCCGCTAGGCCGCAACCTCAGCGCCAAGGAGGATCTGGAAACCATGAGCCGGGAGCTGGTGGAGGGTGGCGGGCGGCACCGCCGCAAGCTGTGGAAGGAGGCGGAGGGGCTGGAGCTGCCCCCCGAGCTGCCCGCTGACATGGCGCGGCCCCTGCGGCGCTGGCTGGTGGAGAGAGCCTCGTGCCGTCTCACCTCCACATGGGTGGACCTGGGGCCCGTCTTCTGGCCCCGCTGGGTGCGGCACACCGCCTGTGGGACCGGCCCTCCCGCCTGCTCGTGGCCCCCAGGCATGGCCTGTCACCCGGCCCAGCTCGCTCACCTCAAGCTGCtggcctggcactgctgggctgcacGGCCCCCCGGCTCCCTGCACTGCGCCTGGCGGCAGATCCCCTATCCTGTGGTGGTGGCCTGCAAGTGCTCCTGTCGCTGAGAGGGTGGGGAAATAAAGGGCTGAAAGCCAAGCAGGCCTCTTTTGGGTGTTTGATTGCGGAGAAGGATGTGGGGTGGATTTGGCTGCATGTGGATCCCTGTGGGGCTTGGTTTGAGATGGGGTGGTGCAGGtctgagaatcatagaatcattcggattggaaagaccactgagatcatcgagtccaaccatcagcccgtGCCTGTGACCATACATGtctgtgggagcagagctgaggtgCAACAAAGCCACAGGGAGAGGTGGGTTGAACCTCAGGGTGGTCACCATGGGGGGCTGGAAGAGGGGCAGGCTTGGGACTGGGCTGTGGTGGCACAGTGAGGGTGGGTGGAGGTGAATCCAGGGCTGGAAGTGTCCATGTGCATCTGAGAATGGGATGGGGTGGTCTGATATCTTAATGTACAACAGGAGTGATGGGGGACCCACAGCCACCCCGTATCAGTAGTGCAGAGGGTGGCAGCTCAAGACAGGGGTGGATCCATCTGTTCTAGGAAACAGCCTGGAGAGGCAGCACTTACCTTTGCGTcccactgagaaaaaaaaagtcttctgctTTCTGGTCCAAAAGTCATTAAGAGCCACAAACCAGCCCTACACGTTGAAGAAATACAAGCTGGAGGGTTTGCCTAGGAATAAAGCACTACCACACCTCCTGCAGTTGGTGATGGCTGTGCTATTCATTTCCAGCCTGACTCATGTGCCTTCCTGGCGCTGCGGCTcctggtgctgtgcagcctgctgcagagcttgGCCTTGATGCAGTGAGAGAGTCCAAGCAAACATTCCATTGAGCTCTCAATGCTGTCACATTTAAAAACAGGAGCTCATCTCCTACTTTTGAGTGGCCGTGGAGCCTAGCTTGAATGCAGCTTGTTCTGCAGATGGACCCTGGTCTCCATACCAGCCTCCTTCAGCCATACAGTCATTGCTCTGGTTTGAGTCAGATACGGTCACACCTGCATCACACTCAGATCAGCATAGGGACGATAGAAGGACGCACATCTTGATTCAAATAAAGCCATGCTGAGATGCCCAGGAGCCACGTGTGCCTGCATGAGCACTAAATCACCGCCACTCCTGCACAGCTTGGAGGAACAAATCCAGAGCTGTCAGCTGTCTGTGTGTTCTCTGCTGTGTGAAAATTGTGCACAATGGAGAGGAATTACAGGTTTCTGTCACCTGCTCTGTTTATGGCCTCAAATTTAAAGcccagctgctgggctgtggcaTGTGAGAACCAGATCCCAGGGTAAGAGCCCcatggtcaggctggaggggctctgagtgCCATCACCTAGCtgtaagtgtccctgttcattgcaggggagttgaaccagatggcctttaagggtccggcccaactcaaatgattctgcgGTGAGGGCAGTGGGCAGAGCATAATGGCTGGCCCAGAGCACCAAGAAAGCAAGCCTTTGCTCTCTCACAGACTGGCTGCTGGTGGCATGGGTAGCCAAAGGCTGATGCACAACCCTGAGAAATTTTCCTGCCCTTGTGGAGAATTACTGTGGGGTCATATTTTGGAACCTGCAGGATGGGCACTGAGGAAACAGataaccacagcagcagcacatttccACCTGCAGAAGGGGAGAGGAGCACTTCAGTGCCCTGACTGAAGCTACATAGCAGACACCTAACAGCACAAGAGGACAGAAAGTGGTAGCAACTCCTGGATGAGAATGCAAGAACCATACAACTACTCACTGCACTGTAGGAAGTCTTTAATGCTACCGGTGatgctgccagcacagtgcaACAGCCAGAGAGACTCCCGCAGACTGCAGGGTCTCAGGGTCCTGTGTTGAGCAGCGTGCCACTCAGGCCTCCCAGGCACAGGCACTTGTCTCGGTGGGCAGAAGGGCACTAGGGGATGAGTCTGGCAGCCCCTCACGGCAGTGCTCCATGTTTCTGTCCCACCTCAATGAAGGCTTCCACACAGCGGTCGATGTCCTCATCACTATGCACAGCTGAGATTTGGACCCGGATGCGGGCTTTGCCCTTGGGGACCACAGGGTAGCTGAAACCAATGACGTAAATGCCTGGAGAGGAAAAGCATGGAGAGCTGGAGCTGGCCAGGAAGGAAAACTGAGGTGACAACGGGTGACAGAAAGGCTTCTGGCTCTCTGCTTTCAGTGTTACATGCCATCGTGCATGGCTCCCTGCCTCACTCACCTCTGCTCAGCATGTCCTCAGCCATCACCGCAGCCAGCCGGGCATCCCCCAGCATGACGGGGCAGATGGGGTGGTCCTTTCCTGAGATGGTGAAGCCGGCTGCCGTCATCTTGTTCCTGAACCTGGTAAGTGAAATGAGGGGATGAGTAAAACCCAGGCCACTGAGGGCTGGCTGTGattctaaatctcccctctgaCACGCACACAGGCACACGAGGAGGAGGTGAGCAGAAGCGTGGCCCCTCACCGTTGGGTCTTGGCAGCCATGGATTGGGCGATGGCATTGCTCTCCATGAGCAAGTCCAGGGCCTTGGAGGCACAGCCCACCACGGCGGGGGGCAGGCTGTTGGAGAAGAGGTAGGGGCGGGAGCGCTGGCGGAGCAAATCGATGAGGGGTTTGGGGCCTGTTGTGTACCCGcctgcagagagaggaaagggaaatgggCACAGTAGTCCCAGGGTGACCTGTTCAGAGTGAGCAACTTGTTCTCTACAGAAGAAATTTTATCACAGATCagacctaaaaaaaaatcacagctgatGTCTTTTACCATGAGTGTCCACTTTGACCTCAAGAGCAACTCAGCACGACCTCCCTTGGCCACGTGGCAGAGTCTTAGACTGAGCCTCGTGGCATGAGTAAGAAAAGGAGAGCATACACTGGAACTCTTTAGGGCATGGAGGGCCACAGACATGGAAATGCCttcacctgcagctcctccaagAGCTTTTCCCAGGGTAGAGTTGACAATGGTGACCTTGTCCATCACTCCCAGAAGCTCATCGGTACCCCTGCAGAAAAGGGAATGTCACACCATCAACCATACCAGCATGTACctctgatgctgcttttttcctcaaggGGAAGCCAGGTATCTGGCATCCCCCTTCTGGTAAAGAAGAAAcacttcactgtgctccttCAGTCCAAGCATGGCCTTTCCTCTCACCTGCAGAGAGACTAAGACCCAGGAAGGGGTTCATCGCCTCTTCCAGCTGGAAGAGTGCACGAAGTTCCCACAAGTTTTTAGGATGAGAGGcaatggcctcaggttgtgctaggggaggttcaggttggattttaggaaaaatttctcctctgaaaaagtggtgctgcagtggcacaggctgcccagggagctggtggggtcaccatccctggaggtgttccagaatcatgtggatgtggcactgagagacgtggtcagtgggcatggtggggatgggctgatagTTGATGAACCTAGTGatcatttccaaccttactgattctatgaACAGTCTCAGTGGTGCACTCTCTCTAGTGATTCTTGAATGTAGGACTTGCCTCTGATGTGCCATATCTTGAATATACCAGGAGAAACAGCTACACAGTGCAGCCAACATTATTTGAGGTTGGCTCTGCACGTCACCAATACACTATCCTACATGCACACAGCTCCACAGTGCCCACATCAAGGTCTATACTGGTGGAACCAACAGGATGTGTCCACTATGCTCTCCTGCTTTGCATTCTCTACCCCAAAAAGACAGGTCAGGCATTCCGTCTCCCTACTGGCTCTCTTGACAACAGCATCAACAACACAAGGTTATAACTCGTGTGAATCACTCAATAGCCCTTCTCAATCCCTCTAGACATTGCACACTCACAACTGTGCCAGGTGATGACAGAAAACCCCCAAGACCCAAGGGAGTTCTCTAATAGCTGTGAAGGGTGAAGCAGCCCCTTACCGGCCGTTGGGACCCAGGAAGCCCGTGGCATGGCACTCGTCGATGAAGACTAAGGCATCATACTTCTGGGCCAGCTGGCAGATCTCCCGCAGGGGGGCGAtgtcaccatccatggagaAGGCACCATCGGTGGCCACCAGGCGTAGGCGGTGTTTCTGTGGGAGAGAACCACATGCTACAAGGACATCACTTTAGAACCAGTGAAGGAGGCTGAGATACAGCCCTAGCCCCACCTGCTGTGTGTACAGCGTGGGTACAACGAACTAAGATACAGCTGCAAACAAGATATCAGTTGCAGAAGCTGGATGCTTTCCCACATTGCCTGAAGACCAAAAAGGGCGCAGCTACAACTCTACAACTTCAGAGACtcctcagaaagcaaatggtatcctgggctccatcagagagggtggccagcagggacagggaggtgattgtcccacTCTACTCTGTTCtttctggagtactgtgtccaggtctggagcttccagtacaagaaagatagAGAGTtgttggaaagggtccagaggagagccacaaagatgatcaggggactggagcaccttcctTATGAatacaggctgagggagctgggcttgttcagcctggagaaaagaaggctgtagggtgacctcatggcagcctttcagtacctaaagggagcctataaacaggacGGGAaacaactctttgaaagggttgatgactgcaggacagggggaaatggttttaagttgagggaggggagattttggatatcagggggaagttctttacagagagagaggcgaggtgctggaacaggctgcccacagaggctgtggatgccccgtccctggaggtgttcaaggccaggttggatggggccctgggcagcctggtctagtatgaaatggggaggttggtggccctgcatgtggcagggggttggagattcatgacccttgaggtcccttcacAACCCGGgacattctatgactctgtatGAGCCTCTCTCATTCTCTACAATGACATGAAAGGAGGTCGTAGAGAAGTGGGGGGTTGGCCTTTTCTCCcaagtaacagcaataggatgagaggtaacagcctcaagttgcgccaggggaggttcaggctggatattagcaaaaatttcttctcagaaggagtggtgctgcagtgtcacaggctgcccagggaggtggtgcagtcaccatccctggaggtgttccagaacacTGCCtatgtggcactgaaggacacggttagtgggcatgatggggatTGACTGATATTCGAAGTaggtgatctgagaggtcttttccaatcttgatgatcctatgattctatgggaTGGGAAAGGGTTGAGTGGATCTTTCAGGGCTGCCCAGATGCACCATGGGATGGAGCACAGCGCTGGTACCTGTGCGTCCTGCAGCTTGGCCTCCAAGTCATGCATGTCCATATGCTTGTAGCGGTACTTGTTGGCCTTACAGAGGCGGATCCCATCAATGATGGAGGCATGGTTCAGCTCATCCGACAGCACTGCATCCTCCGGGGTCAGCAGAGCCTGCCCATACCAAACAGATCAAATCAGCTTTGAGGGCAAAGAAAAACTAGCACAGTTGCCCAAAGCagtgatgccccatccatggaggcattcaaagtcaggttggatggggtcctagGTTGGTGGGCAATCCTGCAcgtggcaggaggttggaactggagaGCCTTTAAAGACCCTTCGAACCCACCtactgtatgattctatgattctatgaactccAAGGTGTCCCTTCATCCAAAACCTGACAGCCTTTGCCAGTGCAAAGGACAAAGGTGCCTTTGACTACAGCTGCCGCTGCAAAATTTTCCActtcccatctccccccatcaTCTACTGAGGGCCGTTTCATCAGCTACACACTCCCCTCCTCCTCATGCAGCATAACTGAAGCTCTCCGAACCTCAAAGATGCCAGCGTTGGCATCGAAGCAGCTGGCATAGAGAATAGCATCCTCCCGCTGGTGGAAGCGTGCGATTTTCTCCTCCAGGTCCTTGTGTATGCTCTAAAGAGAGGACAGAAGCAACCAAAGCAAGCATCACTGCTTGGGCTGAGCAAGTTACTGCTtgcctgctgctgacagcagaaaaTAACCACCTATTATCCAGGAAAAGCGTGTGTGGGAGAGGTTAATTGTGCTCAGAAACACGGCCTTAAAAGCACGGCAAGCGGCTTTAAAGCCAAGAGGTGCCCAGTACCTGCGTGCCACAGATGAAGCGAACAGAGCTGAGCCCAGCACCGAACTCCTCCAGGGCCTGCACGGCGGCACGGATCACCTGCGGGTGGCTGGAGAGCCCCAGGTAGTTGTTGGCGCAGAAGTTGAGGATCCCTGCGGGCAGACACAGACACCGAGGCACAGGGATCGAACCAGGCATACGCCCCATGGCACTCCCCCTCCGTCCCGCACGCACCGGCTCCGCCACCCGCAAGCCGGAGATGCGGGCCCTGGCGGGAGGCGATGACTCTCTCGCTCTTCCAGGTACCGGCACCGCGGATCCCCTCTAGCTCTCCCTCCAGCCACCGCCGGAGCTGCGCTGCCGCCGCTCCCGAAGCGGCCCGGGAACTCCCGGTACCCCGCACCGCACGCACCGCAGCTCTGCGCCACATCGCTGCTCCGCGCACGCCGCGCCAAGGGGCGGTGCCCCGCCTGCCAATGAGAAGGCGCGCTGCGGCCACGCCCATCCGCGCAGCTCCTCCCTTAAAGGGGCAATGCTCCTGCGGTGGGCCCTAGGACCCTGCGGCGCTGCACTAGGACTTGGCCGTGCGGCTCTAGGACCCAGCCGAGAGGCTCTGTGCTGACGCCTGCAGGGGACACCTGGATCCTTTGGGAGGTGTCGCTTCTTAGCCTTGGGGTTTGGATCTTAgagaggaggaagttttggatGCCTGTGGCTGAAAGGGCTGGGGAACCTCCTTTAGGAGGTGTTGAGGTCTTTGGGTGAAATGGAGGGAGGCTCTGGCCCGAGGGTGAATTGGAATCCATCAAGTCCATATTTGGGTGAAGACTCCATATGCTTTAGGAACCGAAGGGATTTAGGAACAAGCAGCCTGGGGGGTTATGTGCCAGAGCCAAAGGGGTTTTGGAAACAAAGGGACATAATGGGCTGAGACTCAAGAAGCCGAAGATTGTTGCCCTTCCAAGGGAATTGGGGTCCTCATCCCAGGACTTGTATCCAAGTGGGTGCTCGGCACAAGGGTCAATGAAATCCTACAGCCTGTAGGATTTAGCCCAATGGGTTTGTGTGTAGCTACCTGAGGTGACTGTGAAAACTTTGGTCTGAGAGGTTTAGGACCTGCCAGACATATCCAAGTTTGAGGAATCCCAGTGTCTTTTGGTCAAAGGGATTTGTGACCCAGTGTGTTTAGACACCAGGATCCCAACTGGATTGGGCTCTTCTACACTCCACTGTAGCTGGCTAGAGGTCCTATGGGCAGAATGTTATAGGACCCTGATGTCCAGAAGGCCAAGCACCTGGCTCTTGAGAGGGCCTTGGGCTCTTCAGTCTGAGAGCCTTTGGTCCAAGGATCTTAGGAACAAGAACCTAAAGGGATTACACTCCTCCAGGCCAAGGATTTCACTACAGGGTTCTGTACTGGGATCCTCAGAGGTTTGGGCAGCATCTACCCTGAGTCATTTAGGAACATCAGACCAATGGAATGGAAGGAAGAGC encodes:
- the LOC125696420 gene encoding noggin-1-like, with translation MGQDGEEEEEALDSSPAWQPVLPGAAQVEGPRCCLLLFLCLLPLPLRATALEDTQTPLPMPFSTSDPTAHLLRRRPSAPVRPYSLSLSPEDYRYAPKPRHLRPGRLRRLLGPAFNPFWMSSEEPLGRNLSAKEDLETMSRELVEGGGRHRRKLWKEAEGLELPPELPADMARPLRRWLVERASCRLTSTWVDLGPVFWPRWVRHTACGTGPPACSWPPGMACHPAQLAHLKLLAWHCWAARPPGSLHCAWRQIPYPVVVACKCSCR
- the GCAT gene encoding 2-amino-3-ketobutyrate coenzyme A ligase, mitochondrial yields the protein MWRRAAVRAVRGTGSSRAASGAAAAQLRRWLEGELEGIRGAGTWKSERVIASRQGPHLRLAGGGAGILNFCANNYLGLSSHPQVIRAAVQALEEFGAGLSSVRFICGTQSIHKDLEEKIARFHQREDAILYASCFDANAGIFEALLTPEDAVLSDELNHASIIDGIRLCKANKYRYKHMDMHDLEAKLQDAQKHRLRLVATDGAFSMDGDIAPLREICQLAQKYDALVFIDECHATGFLGPNGRGTDELLGVMDKVTIVNSTLGKALGGAAGGYTTGPKPLIDLLRQRSRPYLFSNSLPPAVVGCASKALDLLMESNAIAQSMAAKTQRFRNKMTAAGFTISGKDHPICPVMLGDARLAAVMAEDMLSRGIYVIGFSYPVVPKGKARIRVQISAVHSDEDIDRCVEAFIEVGQKHGALP